The following proteins are encoded in a genomic region of Galbibacter sp. BG1:
- a CDS encoding molybdopterin molybdotransferase MoeA translates to MISFEEAYRKVMENTFSFKEESVFFTNSTGRILAEDIYADRNFPPFHRATKDGIALQFKKSKDSRKFKIEGVVAAGNPKTALENGENCLEIMTGAVLPENTDTVVMYEEVTIENGFATPNQPITKGQNIHREGSDIGKGAVIIEKNKKITAAEIGVLAAVGKVEVKVKKLPEVTLISTGNELVPVHEQPEPHQIRNSNMLSLHALLQEECIQAHHLHLNDDKNEIKNTLAELLETNDVLMLSGGVSKGKYDFIPDALEELEVEKVFHRVIQRPGKPFWFGVHRASNTAIFSFPGNPVSTFANYHIYFKDWLHKSWNLNPTKNEVVLGEKVSNPSTLTLFLGVRLENNNGQTIAFRSKENGSGDLTSLVHTDGFIRVAPNQEFYSEGTFVPFVATR, encoded by the coding sequence ATGATTTCATTTGAAGAGGCATATAGAAAAGTAATGGAAAATACGTTTTCTTTTAAAGAAGAGAGCGTCTTTTTTACCAACAGTACGGGAAGAATTTTAGCGGAAGATATTTATGCTGATAGAAACTTTCCTCCCTTTCATCGTGCCACTAAAGATGGTATTGCCCTTCAGTTTAAAAAATCGAAAGATTCACGGAAATTTAAAATTGAAGGAGTCGTTGCAGCCGGAAATCCAAAGACAGCCCTTGAAAATGGTGAAAACTGTTTAGAAATAATGACGGGTGCGGTGTTACCAGAAAATACAGATACGGTGGTAATGTATGAAGAGGTGACTATTGAAAATGGTTTTGCAACACCTAACCAGCCAATTACCAAGGGACAGAACATCCATAGGGAAGGGAGCGATATTGGTAAAGGAGCTGTAATTATTGAAAAAAACAAGAAAATAACGGCTGCTGAAATTGGTGTGTTGGCTGCTGTGGGCAAAGTAGAAGTGAAAGTTAAAAAACTTCCGGAAGTCACACTAATCTCCACAGGAAATGAATTGGTACCGGTGCATGAACAACCAGAACCACATCAAATAAGAAATTCCAACATGCTTTCGCTACATGCATTGTTGCAAGAAGAGTGTATTCAAGCACATCATTTACATCTCAACGACGATAAAAATGAAATAAAAAATACTCTGGCCGAGTTGCTGGAAACCAATGATGTTTTAATGCTTAGCGGAGGTGTGTCTAAAGGAAAATACGATTTTATTCCAGATGCTTTGGAAGAATTGGAAGTAGAGAAAGTTTTTCACCGTGTTATACAACGTCCAGGAAAACCTTTTTGGTTTGGTGTCCATAGGGCATCAAATACAGCCATTTTTTCTTTTCCTGGAAATCCGGTTTCTACATTTGCCAATTATCATATCTATTTTAAAGATTGGCTGCATAAATCATGGAATTTAAATCCAACTAAAAACGAGGTTGTTTTGGGCGAAAAGGTATCCAATCCTTCCACTTTGACGTTATTTCTAGGCGTTAGATTAGAAAATAACAATGGGCAAACTATCGCATTTCGAAGCAAAGAAAATGGATCTGGAGACTTAACGAGTTTGGTGCATACCGATGGTTTTATTAGGGTAGCTCCCAATCAAGAGTTTTATTCAGAAGGGACTTTTGTTCCTTTTGTAGCAACGAGATAG